In one window of Janthinobacterium sp. 1_2014MBL_MicDiv DNA:
- a CDS encoding HDOD domain-containing protein — protein sequence MNKLQAFGLIVSQAVRGELTFPTSVNSALQLQLALAEPDCHIDHAIKLVLAEPLLAARTVALANSAVYSRGDAPPVTSVRAAVMRMGYRNLYALVAAMVVRQFGSKIIDPVLRQKATQLWEHTAHVAALAHVIARRVTNVDPDTALFAGIVHEVGGFYLLSRADEFPGLLDDDADHWMESAEEIISREVMKKLLIPQAVSEAIEGLRDGLLSIPPDSLLDTLLLAKQLSPVPSPLQVTFVEMLTPSDSVIDFIIDNDTLQSILAESAEEVRSMSAALLV from the coding sequence ATGAATAAATTACAGGCGTTCGGTTTGATCGTTTCCCAAGCGGTGCGCGGAGAATTGACGTTTCCCACCAGCGTGAATTCCGCCTTGCAATTACAGCTGGCATTGGCCGAGCCGGATTGCCATATCGATCACGCCATCAAGCTGGTGCTGGCCGAGCCCCTGCTGGCGGCGCGTACGGTCGCGCTGGCCAATTCGGCCGTGTATAGCCGCGGCGATGCGCCGCCCGTCACCAGCGTGCGCGCGGCCGTCATGCGCATGGGTTACCGCAATCTGTATGCGCTGGTGGCGGCCATGGTGGTGCGCCAGTTCGGCAGCAAGATCATCGATCCCGTGCTGCGCCAGAAGGCGACCCAGCTGTGGGAGCACACGGCGCATGTGGCGGCGCTGGCGCACGTGATCGCCCGCCGCGTCACCAACGTCGATCCCGATACGGCCCTGTTCGCCGGCATCGTGCATGAGGTGGGTGGTTTCTATCTCCTGTCGCGCGCCGATGAATTTCCTGGCTTGCTCGACGACGATGCCGATCACTGGATGGAATCGGCCGAGGAAATCATTTCCCGCGAAGTCATGAAGAAGCTGCTGATACCGCAAGCCGTCAGCGAGGCCATCGAAGGCTTGCGCGATGGCTTGCTGTCGATCCCGCCCGACTCCCTGCTCGATACTTTACTGCTGGCCAAGCAACTGTCGCCCGTGCCTTCGCCGCTGCAGGTGACATTTGTGGAAATGCTCACGCCATCCGATTCCGTGATCGACTTCATTATCGACAATGACACCCTGCAAAGCATCCTGGCCGAATCGGCCGAGGAAGTGCGCTCGATGAGCGCGGCGCTGCTGGTGTAA
- a CDS encoding DUF3349 domain-containing protein, producing MRLQDTLPPPLSGAARMLRSAYPGGMPDAAYFPVLALLYEHFSDRNLALLVAAVTGKDEARVGNDIHACASSKPEPAAIAAVRSLLERHGLQAVCAEDE from the coding sequence GTGCGCCTGCAAGATACCCTGCCCCCGCCCCTGTCGGGCGCCGCGCGCATGCTGCGCAGCGCCTATCCCGGCGGCATGCCCGACGCGGCGTATTTCCCCGTGCTGGCCCTGCTGTATGAACACTTTTCCGACCGCAACCTGGCCCTGCTGGTGGCCGCCGTCACGGGCAAGGATGAGGCAAGGGTCGGCAATGACATCCATGCCTGCGCCAGCAGCAAACCGGAACCGGCCGCCATCGCCGCCGTCAGGAGCCTGCTGGAACGGCACGGCTTGCAGGCCGTCTGTGCAGAGGATGAGTGA
- a CDS encoding M48 family metallopeptidase: protein MTPFQALLTGPEGGSAGTPVSAHFFGNQLVIDAPGHSVDIAQLVVSVGGVDGPELFLNWLDGQGRQAALKPLGASAIATVLQEAPAALQPQLQRLWGERQRNRRQVSGWLAGLTGAAVAATALLWWQGGHAIGVLAGWIPLSTEKQLGELALAQVRAQGGIVESGAAQHTVQEIGQKLTAGSRYQYRWLVRNDDSVNAFAMPGGIIVVHTGLLRQAADPGELAGVLAHEVQHVEQRHSLRQMISSLGWGALVGVTIGDISAVAAMLAHQAGTLYFSRDMEEEADRLGLHALQRAHIRPDGMLTFFQTLGDKEQDKAAAPGWLSSHPQTATRAQKIRSLIAATPCAACLPLQSGSWQQMKAALPASVK from the coding sequence ATGACGCCATTCCAGGCCCTGCTGACTGGCCCCGAGGGCGGTTCGGCCGGCACGCCCGTCAGCGCGCATTTCTTCGGCAACCAGCTGGTCATCGACGCGCCCGGTCACAGCGTCGATATCGCGCAACTGGTCGTCAGCGTCGGCGGCGTCGATGGGCCAGAGCTGTTCCTGAACTGGCTCGACGGACAAGGCCGGCAAGCGGCGCTCAAGCCGCTGGGAGCAAGCGCCATCGCCACCGTCTTGCAGGAAGCGCCGGCCGCGCTGCAGCCGCAATTGCAGCGCCTGTGGGGCGAGCGCCAGCGCAACCGCCGGCAGGTGTCTGGCTGGCTGGCAGGCTTGACGGGCGCGGCCGTCGCCGCCACGGCATTGCTGTGGTGGCAGGGCGGCCATGCCATCGGCGTGCTGGCGGGATGGATTCCGCTGTCGACGGAAAAGCAGCTGGGCGAACTGGCCCTGGCGCAAGTGCGCGCCCAGGGTGGCATCGTCGAGAGCGGTGCGGCGCAGCACACCGTGCAGGAAATCGGCCAGAAGCTGACGGCCGGCTCGCGCTACCAGTACCGCTGGCTGGTCAGGAACGATGACAGTGTCAATGCGTTCGCCATGCCCGGCGGCATCATCGTCGTGCATACAGGCTTGCTGCGCCAGGCGGCCGACCCCGGCGAACTGGCCGGCGTGCTCGCGCATGAAGTACAGCATGTGGAACAACGCCATTCGCTGCGGCAAATGATCAGCAGCCTGGGCTGGGGCGCCCTGGTGGGCGTCACCATCGGCGACATCAGCGCCGTGGCCGCCATGCTGGCGCACCAGGCCGGCACCTTGTATTTCAGCCGCGACATGGAGGAAGAAGCAGACCGGCTGGGCCTGCACGCCTTGCAGCGCGCGCATATCCGCCCCGACGGCATGCTGACGTTTTTCCAGACACTCGGCGACAAGGAACAGGACAAGGCTGCCGCGCCGGGCTGGCTCTCGTCGCATCCGCAAACGGCCACGCGCGCGCAGAAGATCCGCAGCCTGATCGCCGCCACGCCCTGCGCCGCCTGCCTGCCCTTGCAAAGCGGCAGCTGGCAGCAGATGAAAGCGGCCTTGCCGGCCAGCGTCAAATAG
- a CDS encoding thioredoxin family protein, translating into MRLSILFASLLFAGAAVAAAPTPTAAPAATPHLPYNAAADAKADVARALAEAKAAHVPVLLIFGANWCEDCRALDKALKEGKNAQLMQQEFKVVKVDVGNFDHNLDVAQAYGNPLKKGIPAAVLVSSDNNQVLYATKGGELANARRMSESGIHDFFKQAASVKSPAL; encoded by the coding sequence ATGCGTCTTTCCATCCTCTTCGCCAGCCTGCTGTTCGCCGGCGCCGCCGTTGCCGCCGCCCCGACACCTACCGCCGCGCCTGCCGCCACGCCGCATTTGCCCTACAACGCGGCGGCAGACGCCAAGGCCGACGTGGCCCGCGCGCTGGCCGAGGCCAAGGCGGCCCATGTGCCCGTGCTGCTGATCTTTGGCGCCAACTGGTGCGAGGATTGCCGCGCGCTCGACAAGGCCCTGAAGGAAGGGAAAAATGCACAGCTGATGCAGCAGGAATTCAAGGTCGTCAAGGTCGATGTCGGCAATTTCGACCATAACCTGGACGTGGCGCAAGCCTATGGCAATCCGCTCAAGAAAGGCATCCCGGCCGCCGTGCTGGTTTCCAGCGACAATAACCAGGTGCTGTACGCCACCAAGGGCGGAGAGCTGGCGAATGCGCGCCGCATGAGCGAAAGCGGCATCCATGACTTCTTCAAGCAGGCGGCCAGCGTGAAGTCGCCGGCCCTTTAA
- a CDS encoding transcriptional regulator, whose translation MIAQALFTPAQQKLLGLLFVRVNEGFHLNEIMRLTGLGSASAQRELRRLHESGLITSERIGNVRRFWPNKESLVYPELSGLVQKTFGLVGVLSTTLAPLRAQLHLAFVYGATAKGQDMPGSAVDLLLVGEEANYGDLLTGLAPAERTLRRKINPNLYTLADYRRRLREGQPFLLQVLQQPKLFVIGDELALGALARTDGMLQANGLPLVF comes from the coding sequence ATGATTGCCCAAGCCCTGTTTACTCCCGCCCAGCAAAAACTGCTGGGATTGCTCTTTGTCCGCGTGAATGAAGGCTTTCATTTGAATGAGATCATGCGCCTGACGGGGCTGGGCAGCGCTTCGGCGCAGCGGGAATTGCGCCGCTTGCACGAGTCCGGCCTTATCACGTCCGAGCGCATCGGCAATGTGCGGCGCTTCTGGCCTAACAAGGAAAGCCTCGTGTATCCCGAGTTGAGCGGACTGGTGCAGAAGACTTTCGGCCTGGTCGGCGTGCTCAGTACGACCCTGGCGCCCCTGCGCGCGCAACTGCACCTGGCATTCGTGTATGGCGCCACGGCGAAGGGGCAGGATATGCCGGGCAGCGCCGTCGATCTGCTGCTGGTGGGCGAGGAAGCCAATTACGGCGATCTATTGACGGGATTGGCCCCGGCCGAGCGAACCTTGCGGCGTAAAATCAATCCCAACTTATATACGCTGGCCGATTATCGGCGCCGCCTGCGCGAGGGGCAGCCATTCCTGCTGCAGGTATTGCAGCAGCCGAAGCTGTTTGTCATCGGCGATGAATTGGCCCTGGGCGCATTGGCCCGGACGGATGGCATGTTGCAGGCGAATGGTTTGCCGCTGGTTTTCTAA
- a CDS encoding DUF885 domain-containing protein: MKHRFAAGTLGTLAVSLLLAYAPIAHAAQAAAKATVAPAVSAPKARQQLQVLADQYYDALARFEPINATESGDNRFDDQLGSAIVPAARAKQFALYHQYQKTLRAIARQQLSHQDQINYDILDYELATALSFERFPEYLLPLNQMDSMPVTLANYAGGEASQPLTTVKEYDAYLSRIGQLPGWIDQAIANMRVGMQKGIVLPKALTESALPQFKKLVSATPQASVYYTPIKNLPAGFSDADKARLTQTYTVIIEAKLMPALQRLATFMEQDYLPASRNSSGWSALPDGAAWYQARVASSTTTDLKPEQIHAIGLKEVARIQEQYAIVGPKMGYNGPAAGLPVWVSEQAKYRPFKTDQEVLDVYRKMNVLLDSKLPALFTLVPKAPLDLRLEPELSRDTAADHYTAPAADGSRPGVFWSVVTDPKLYGDTGMTTLFLHEGKPGHHFHLALVQEMDLPNFRRFGGNNAFTEGWALYAETLGKEMGLFDDPAQYFGHLNDEMLRAVRLVVDTGLHTKGWTREQTIKYMRDTLGYDAVAKSETERYMAWPGQALGYKIGSLKIVELRQRAQQALGDKFSLPKFHEVVLSDGTLPLKLLEAKVDLWIAQRK, translated from the coding sequence ATGAAGCATCGTTTTGCCGCCGGCACCCTCGGCACCCTGGCCGTCTCCCTGTTACTCGCCTACGCGCCCATCGCGCACGCAGCCCAAGCCGCTGCCAAGGCAACCGTCGCGCCGGCCGTCAGCGCGCCCAAGGCCAGGCAGCAGCTGCAAGTGCTGGCCGACCAGTACTACGATGCGCTGGCCCGTTTCGAGCCGATCAACGCCACCGAGAGCGGCGACAACCGTTTTGATGACCAGCTGGGCTCGGCCATCGTGCCTGCCGCGCGCGCCAAACAATTTGCGCTGTACCACCAGTACCAGAAGACCCTGCGCGCCATCGCGCGCCAGCAGCTGTCGCACCAGGACCAGATCAACTACGACATCCTCGACTATGAACTGGCCACGGCGCTGAGCTTCGAGCGTTTCCCCGAGTACCTGCTGCCGCTGAACCAGATGGACAGCATGCCCGTCACCCTGGCCAATTATGCGGGCGGCGAGGCATCGCAGCCTTTGACCACGGTCAAGGAGTATGACGCTTACCTGAGCCGTATCGGCCAATTGCCGGGCTGGATAGACCAGGCCATCGCCAACATGCGCGTCGGCATGCAAAAAGGCATCGTGCTGCCGAAGGCGCTGACGGAATCGGCACTGCCGCAATTCAAGAAGCTCGTCAGCGCCACGCCGCAGGCCAGCGTCTATTACACACCGATCAAGAACTTGCCGGCCGGGTTTTCCGACGCCGACAAGGCGCGCCTGACGCAAACCTACACCGTCATCATCGAGGCCAAGCTGATGCCGGCCCTGCAGCGCCTGGCCACGTTCATGGAACAGGATTACCTGCCAGCCAGCCGCAACAGCAGCGGCTGGAGCGCCCTGCCCGATGGCGCAGCCTGGTACCAGGCGCGCGTGGCCAGCAGCACCACGACGGACCTGAAGCCGGAACAGATCCACGCCATCGGCCTGAAGGAAGTGGCGCGCATCCAGGAACAGTATGCGATCGTGGGTCCGAAGATGGGCTACAACGGCCCGGCCGCCGGCTTGCCCGTGTGGGTCTCGGAACAGGCGAAATACCGTCCGTTCAAGACGGACCAGGAAGTGCTCGACGTCTACCGCAAGATGAACGTGCTGCTCGACAGCAAATTGCCGGCCCTGTTCACGCTGGTGCCGAAGGCGCCGCTGGACTTGCGCCTGGAGCCCGAGCTGAGCCGCGACACGGCGGCCGACCACTACACGGCGCCGGCCGCCGATGGTTCGCGGCCCGGCGTGTTCTGGTCTGTCGTCACCGATCCGAAACTGTATGGCGACACGGGAATGACGACGCTGTTCCTGCATGAAGGCAAGCCAGGCCACCATTTCCACCTGGCGCTGGTGCAAGAGATGGACTTGCCGAACTTCCGCCGCTTCGGCGGCAACAATGCCTTCACGGAAGGCTGGGCCCTGTACGCGGAAACCCTGGGCAAGGAAATGGGCCTGTTCGACGATCCGGCGCAATATTTCGGCCACTTGAACGACGAGATGCTGCGCGCCGTGCGCCTGGTGGTCGACACGGGGCTGCACACCAAGGGCTGGACGCGCGAGCAGACGATCAAGTACATGCGCGATACCCTCGGCTATGACGCCGTGGCGAAAAGCGAAACGGAACGCTACATGGCCTGGCCCGGCCAGGCGCTGGGATACAAGATCGGCTCGCTGAAGATCGTCGAACTGCGCCAGCGCGCGCAACAGGCGCTGGGTGACAAGTTCAGCCTGCCGAAGTTCCATGAAGTCGTGCTCAGCGACGGCACCCTGCCCCTGAAACTGCTGGAAGCCAAGGTCGACCTGTGGATCGCGCAGCGGAAATAA
- a CDS encoding HPP family protein, whose protein sequence is MTTSFLARWLPQPNNGSRREQLRACAGAICGLLLTGLICHFLLAPNSASVYLIAPMGASAVLLFCLPASPLAQPWSVVGGNVVSGLVGVACVKWLGPSVGVAALAACLAIGAMFALRCLHPPGGAVALTTVVGGASVHAAGFEFVFITVLFNSAVLVACAVLYNNLTGRRYPHTQQLATPHPHATKDDVPSNRLGFSPDDLDAVLRQHSEVLDISRDDLQAIFLQTEMRAYQRRFGVVTCADIMSKDVLSVEFGTPLDAAWRTMREHQVGALPVLNRARRVIGIITQTDFLRHGGLDDYQGMRQRLRSLLQRSGLSHSDKPEVVGQLMTPSPHTARLGTPIIDLVPLMADAGYHHIPIVDEEDRLAGIISQSDLMAALYESRFAEAVA, encoded by the coding sequence ATGACGACTTCTTTCCTGGCACGCTGGCTGCCGCAACCGAACAATGGCAGCCGCCGCGAACAATTGCGCGCCTGCGCGGGCGCCATCTGCGGCCTGCTGCTCACTGGTCTCATCTGCCATTTCCTGCTGGCCCCGAATAGCGCCAGCGTCTACCTGATCGCGCCCATGGGCGCTTCCGCCGTCCTGCTGTTCTGCCTGCCGGCCAGTCCGCTGGCGCAACCATGGTCGGTGGTGGGAGGCAATGTCGTCTCGGGCCTGGTGGGCGTGGCTTGCGTCAAATGGCTGGGACCCAGCGTGGGCGTGGCGGCGCTGGCCGCCTGCCTGGCCATCGGCGCCATGTTCGCGCTGCGCTGCCTGCATCCGCCCGGCGGCGCCGTGGCGCTCACCACCGTCGTGGGCGGCGCCAGCGTGCATGCGGCCGGCTTTGAATTCGTCTTCATCACCGTGCTGTTCAATTCGGCCGTGCTGGTCGCCTGCGCCGTGCTGTACAACAACCTGACGGGACGCCGCTACCCGCACACCCAGCAGCTGGCAACGCCGCATCCGCACGCCACCAAGGATGACGTGCCCAGCAACCGCCTGGGCTTTTCGCCGGACGACCTCGACGCCGTGCTGCGCCAGCACAGCGAAGTGCTCGACATCAGCCGCGACGATTTGCAGGCCATCTTCCTGCAAACGGAGATGCGCGCCTACCAGCGCCGCTTCGGCGTCGTCACCTGCGCCGACATCATGTCGAAGGACGTGCTCAGCGTGGAATTCGGCACGCCGCTCGATGCCGCCTGGCGCACCATGCGCGAGCATCAGGTGGGCGCCCTGCCCGTGCTGAACCGGGCCCGTCGCGTCATCGGCATCATCACGCAGACGGATTTCCTGCGCCATGGCGGACTCGACGATTATCAGGGCATGCGCCAGCGCCTGCGCAGCCTGCTGCAGCGCAGCGGCCTCAGCCACAGCGACAAGCCGGAAGTGGTGGGGCAACTGATGACGCCGTCACCGCATACGGCCCGCCTTGGCACGCCCATCATCGACCTGGTGCCCCTGATGGCCGACGCCGGCTACCACCACATTCCCATCGTCGATGAGGAAGACCGCCTGGCCGGCATCATCAGCCAGTCCGACCTGATGGCGGCCCTGTACGAAAGCCGCTTTGCCGAGGCCGTGGCATGA